A DNA window from Halorubrum sp. DM2 contains the following coding sequences:
- a CDS encoding rubrerythrin, which produces MSVSQRVTSDDQLARLLQIGIVLEEVVEARTHRHYQQLDAELDAEVEALLADAAEESADHRERLEALIEGLGVESVPFGEIESLVDARYGRTRPEDFDDVLYDQLCNEETAYKFYDDLIEAIEGSDVAFSIDREELLATLTAIRDDEAEGVREVTEVMERR; this is translated from the coding sequence GTGAGCGTGAGCCAACGGGTCACCTCGGACGACCAGCTCGCGCGACTGCTCCAGATCGGAATCGTCCTCGAAGAGGTCGTCGAAGCGCGAACGCACCGTCACTACCAGCAGTTGGACGCCGAACTCGACGCGGAGGTGGAGGCGCTGCTCGCGGACGCGGCCGAGGAGTCGGCCGACCACCGCGAGCGGCTGGAGGCCCTCATCGAGGGGCTCGGCGTGGAGAGCGTCCCGTTCGGCGAGATCGAGTCGCTGGTCGACGCCCGCTACGGGCGGACGCGACCGGAGGACTTCGACGACGTGTTGTACGACCAGCTGTGTAACGAGGAGACGGCCTACAAGTTCTACGACGACCTCATCGAGGCGATCGAAGGGTCCGACGTGGCGTTCTCGATCGACCGCGAGGAGCTGCTCGCGACCCTGACGGCGATCCGCGACGACGAGGCCGAGGGAGTGCGCGAGGTCACGGAGGTCATGGAACGACGATGA
- the sufD gene encoding Fe-S cluster assembly protein SufD: MSTQAIESLSEDTVRRIADERDEPEWLLETRLDALTALETAELPDVIQTPGRRWTDLEALDFEALVDPLNQADTTERTAGDDEAVVLPFTEALAEYGDVIEANFGSVLDPDHNYLTALSVALFTTGTFVYVPEGVDVEDVTVRAEMNSRSLFSQTLVVAEESSSVTILESIETGESEVGDDRYFSNLVEVVAGENANVQFGSLQNLDTDSYTYSLKRGVTDTYATVDWIESNFGSKLTRSDIETELNGDGSESQIVGTFFGTDDQHFDINARVWHQAEQTTADLVTRGVLDDVARSVYEGVQDVGEDAWNTSSYQRENTLMLSDDAEADASPKLIIHNHDTEASHSATVGQVDAEDLFYLESRSIDSRTARNMLVEGFFVPVLEEIAVDEFRDDVEELVVERLQ; the protein is encoded by the coding sequence ATGAGCACGCAAGCAATCGAGAGCCTCTCGGAGGACACGGTACGACGCATCGCCGACGAACGCGACGAGCCCGAGTGGCTCTTAGAGACCCGTCTGGACGCGCTCACCGCGCTGGAGACGGCGGAGCTGCCGGACGTCATCCAGACGCCCGGCCGCCGCTGGACCGACCTGGAGGCGCTGGACTTCGAGGCGCTCGTCGACCCGCTGAATCAGGCGGACACGACCGAACGGACCGCGGGAGACGACGAGGCCGTCGTCCTCCCCTTTACCGAGGCGCTCGCCGAGTACGGCGACGTCATCGAGGCGAACTTCGGCTCCGTCCTCGACCCCGACCACAACTACCTCACGGCGCTTTCGGTCGCGCTCTTTACCACCGGCACGTTCGTCTACGTCCCCGAGGGCGTCGACGTCGAGGACGTGACGGTGCGCGCGGAGATGAACTCCCGCTCGCTGTTCAGCCAGACGCTCGTCGTCGCCGAGGAGTCGTCGTCGGTGACGATCCTCGAATCGATCGAGACGGGTGAAAGCGAGGTCGGCGACGACCGGTACTTCTCGAACCTCGTCGAGGTCGTCGCGGGCGAGAACGCGAACGTCCAGTTCGGCTCGCTCCAGAACCTCGACACCGACTCGTACACCTACTCGCTGAAGCGCGGCGTGACCGACACGTACGCGACGGTCGACTGGATCGAGAGCAACTTCGGCTCGAAGCTCACTCGCTCCGATATCGAGACCGAACTCAACGGCGACGGCTCCGAGAGCCAGATCGTCGGGACCTTCTTCGGCACCGACGACCAGCACTTCGACATCAACGCCCGCGTCTGGCACCAGGCGGAACAGACGACCGCGGACTTGGTGACGCGCGGCGTGCTCGACGACGTCGCCCGCTCGGTGTACGAGGGCGTTCAAGACGTCGGCGAGGACGCGTGGAACACCTCCAGCTACCAGCGCGAGAACACGCTGATGCTGTCGGACGACGCCGAGGCGGACGCGTCGCCGAAGCTGATCATCCACAACCACGACACCGAGGCCTCGCACTCGGCGACGGTCGGACAGGTCGACGCCGAGGACCTGTTCTACTTGGAGAGCCGCTCGATCGACTCGCGGACGGCCCGGAACATGCTCGTCGAGGGCTTCTTCGTGCCCGTGTTAGAGGAGATCGCGGTCGACGAGTTCCGCGACGACGTCGAGGAACTGGTCGTCGAGCGTCTCCAGTAG
- the sufB gene encoding Fe-S cluster assembly protein SufB, with translation MSSQQDDLQETDTEARFEFKKEEKSAFQTEKGLTEETVRVISEDKDEPEWMLERRLRALEQFQEMPMPTDWPGQPDLSEIDIDEIVPYIRPDIDVRGGAENWEDLPEEIQDTFDKLGIPEAEKNALSGVGAQYESEIVYQNMQEQWEEKGVIFCDMDKAVRDHEEIVREHFMTKCVPPSDNKFAALHGAIWSGGSFVYIPEDTTVEMPIQAYFRMNSEGMGQFEHTLIIAEEGSEVHYIEGCSAPKYSAFNLHSGGVEVFVGEDAHVQYSTVQNWSKNTYNLNTKRAIAEKGGRMEWISGSMGSKATMLYPSTILKGRGASDNHITIAMAGEGQDIDTGAKVYHNAPNTKSTVESKSIAKDGGRTNYRGLVHIADGAENSSTAVECDALMFDNESTSDTMPYMEINESKVDVAHEATVGKIGDEDIFYLQSRGLDDDDAKQMIVSGFIEPITEELPIEYAVELNRLVELEMEGSLG, from the coding sequence ATGAGTTCACAACAGGACGACCTACAAGAGACGGACACCGAGGCCCGCTTCGAGTTCAAAAAGGAGGAGAAGTCCGCCTTCCAGACCGAGAAGGGCCTCACCGAGGAGACGGTCCGCGTCATCTCGGAGGACAAGGACGAACCGGAGTGGATGTTGGAGCGCCGCCTGCGCGCGCTCGAACAGTTCCAAGAGATGCCGATGCCGACCGACTGGCCCGGCCAGCCGGACCTCTCGGAGATCGACATCGACGAGATTGTTCCGTACATCCGTCCCGACATCGATGTCCGCGGCGGCGCGGAAAACTGGGAGGACCTCCCCGAGGAGATTCAGGACACGTTCGACAAGCTCGGCATTCCGGAGGCCGAGAAGAACGCGCTCTCGGGCGTCGGCGCGCAGTACGAGTCCGAGATCGTCTACCAGAACATGCAAGAACAGTGGGAAGAAAAGGGCGTCATCTTCTGTGACATGGACAAGGCCGTCCGTGACCACGAGGAGATCGTCCGCGAGCACTTCATGACGAAGTGCGTTCCCCCGAGCGACAACAAGTTCGCCGCGCTTCACGGCGCGATCTGGTCCGGCGGCTCGTTCGTCTACATCCCGGAGGACACCACCGTTGAGATGCCGATTCAGGCGTACTTCCGGATGAACAGCGAGGGGATGGGCCAGTTCGAACACACGCTCATCATCGCCGAGGAGGGCTCCGAGGTCCACTACATCGAGGGCTGTTCGGCTCCGAAGTACTCGGCCTTTAACCTCCACTCCGGCGGCGTCGAAGTGTTCGTCGGCGAGGACGCCCACGTCCAGTACTCGACCGTCCAGAACTGGTCGAAGAACACGTACAACCTGAACACGAAACGCGCCATCGCCGAGAAGGGCGGGCGCATGGAGTGGATCTCCGGCTCGATGGGGTCGAAGGCGACGATGCTGTACCCGTCGACGATCCTGAAGGGCCGCGGCGCGTCCGACAACCACATCACCATCGCGATGGCCGGCGAGGGGCAGGACATCGACACCGGCGCAAAGGTGTACCACAACGCGCCGAACACGAAGTCCACCGTGGAGTCGAAGTCGATCGCGAAGGACGGCGGCCGCACGAACTACCGCGGCCTTGTCCACATCGCGGACGGTGCCGAGAACTCCTCGACGGCCGTCGAGTGCGACGCGCTGATGTTCGACAACGAGTCGACGTCGGACACGATGCCGTACATGGAGATCAACGAGTCGAAGGTCGACGTCGCCCACGAGGCGACCGTCGGCAAGATCGGCGACGAGGACATCTTCTACCTCCAGTCACGCGGTCTCGACGACGACGACGCGAAACAGATGATCGTCTCGGGGTTCATCGAGCCGATCACGGAGGAGCTGCCGATCGAGTACGCCGTCGAGCTGAACCGGCTCGTCGAGCTTGAGATGGAGGGTTCGCTCGGATAA
- a CDS encoding ABC transporter ATP-binding protein — MATLEINDLHARVAEEGGERILLGVDLTVESGDIHALMGPNGSGKSTLAKVIAGHPAYEVTGGEILLHLSEEDVADIDADLDDEDYHWELLDLEPNERAALGIFLGFQYPAEIEGVTMTNFLRQALNAKADEREELFEDEDEAEAEADEEDDEGYDTSPMEGAADEGEIGVAEFQEILSEKMELLDMDEKFMQRYLNAGFSGGEKKQNEVLQAAMLEPSVAVLDEIDSGLDIDRLEDVSKGINALRDEQGTGILQITHYQRVLDYVEPDHVHVMLDGEVVKSGGADLAEKLEDEGYDWVREEVFEAA, encoded by the coding sequence ATGGCTACTCTCGAAATCAACGATCTTCACGCACGAGTGGCGGAAGAGGGCGGCGAACGCATCCTTCTCGGGGTCGACCTGACCGTCGAGTCCGGCGACATCCACGCGCTGATGGGGCCGAACGGGTCGGGGAAGTCGACGCTCGCGAAGGTGATCGCCGGCCACCCGGCGTACGAGGTCACCGGCGGCGAGATCCTGCTCCACCTCAGCGAGGAGGACGTCGCGGACATCGACGCCGACCTCGACGACGAGGACTACCACTGGGAACTCTTAGACCTAGAACCGAACGAGCGCGCCGCGCTCGGCATCTTCCTCGGCTTCCAGTACCCCGCCGAGATCGAGGGCGTCACCATGACGAACTTCCTCCGACAGGCGCTCAACGCGAAGGCGGACGAACGCGAGGAGCTGTTCGAAGACGAGGACGAAGCGGAGGCGGAGGCCGACGAGGAGGACGACGAGGGGTACGATACCTCGCCCATGGAGGGTGCCGCCGACGAGGGCGAGATCGGCGTCGCCGAGTTCCAAGAGATCCTCTCGGAGAAGATGGAGCTGCTCGACATGGACGAGAAGTTCATGCAGCGCTACCTCAACGCCGGCTTCTCCGGGGGCGAGAAGAAGCAGAACGAGGTCCTCCAGGCCGCAATGTTAGAGCCGAGCGTCGCCGTGCTCGACGAGATCGACTCCGGGCTGGACATCGACCGCCTAGAGGACGTCTCGAAGGGGATCAACGCGCTCCGCGACGAGCAGGGCACGGGCATCCTCCAGATCACGCACTACCAGCGCGTCCTCGACTACGTCGAGCCGGACCACGTTCACGTAATGTTAGACGGCGAGGTCGTCAAGAGCGGCGGCGCGGATCTCGCGGAGAAGCTCGAAGACGAGGGATACGACTGGGTCCGCGAGGAAGTCTTCGAGGCGGCGTAA
- a CDS encoding DNA-directed DNA polymerase, with protein MTQSGLSDFSSTGAADDGADDGTQTEREDLAAQEAAVVAGGGRGRVSDVVDVDEAKFPESTGTVELMITQIDYAVEGYGSDEYPVVHVFGRRPAENTDGDAERDAVEHLRVLGVEPYFYVPTADLDRDPVEEYDVVIGTREEDPDGEPYESIRGEPLTRIVTRTPRDVGNIRDDFRTTFEADILFPNRFLIDNGINGGIRVEERRLDDGEGTIQVHQGHLEPADVDADLRVNTFDIEVDDRRGFPEDGEEPIICLTSHDSYDDEYVVWLYDAPEAEVPSPEDLPDYEGIVDGEDGDEALDFEVRTFEEEAAMLDAFVAYIDETDPDVLTGWNFEDFDAPYVLDRLEVLDDGSQYDLSVDRLSRIGEVWRSGWGGPDIKGRVVFDLLYAYKRTMFTELESYRLDAVGERELGVGKERYTGDIGDLWEQDPERLLEYSIRDVELCVEIDRTQDVIAFWDDARKIVGCKLEDATTPGDAVDMYVLHMAYGNFALPSKGQQEAEEFEGGAVFEPISGVREMVSVLDLKSLYPMSMVTINASPETKVDPEEYDGETYRTPTGVHFRKEPDGIIREMVNELLDEREEKKALRNEHDPGTEAYEQYDRQQGAVKVLMNSLYGVFGWDRFRLYDREMSAGVTSTNREVIAFTADVTGELDRKVTYGDTDSVMLSLGDLSKENAIETSFEIADHINDRYDDFAREELNADSHRFEIEFEKLYRRFFQAGKKKRYAGHIVWKEGKDVDDIDITGFEYKRSDIAGITKEVQQNVIETIVTGDDIDEDMEEVKSYLVDVIAEVLDGEISVEEIGIPGGIGKKLDAYETPTAQVRGAKYANLMLGTNFGSGSKPKRLYIKKVHPDFWARMEEEVGLDPQRDRLYGEFKRDPDVICFEYADQVPEEFEVDWEKMLDKTLKGPIERVIEALGMSWEEVKTGQEQTGLGSFM; from the coding sequence ATGACTCAGTCGGGGCTGTCGGACTTCTCGTCGACCGGGGCGGCGGACGACGGGGCGGACGACGGCACGCAGACAGAACGGGAGGACCTGGCCGCACAGGAGGCGGCCGTCGTCGCCGGCGGCGGGCGAGGGCGCGTCAGCGACGTCGTCGACGTCGACGAGGCGAAGTTTCCGGAGTCGACGGGGACCGTCGAGCTGATGATCACCCAGATCGACTACGCCGTCGAAGGGTACGGCAGCGACGAATACCCGGTCGTCCACGTGTTCGGCCGGCGGCCCGCGGAGAACACCGACGGGGACGCCGAACGCGACGCCGTCGAACACCTCCGCGTGCTCGGCGTGGAGCCGTACTTCTACGTCCCGACCGCCGACCTCGATCGCGACCCGGTCGAGGAGTACGACGTGGTGATCGGGACGCGAGAGGAGGACCCCGACGGCGAGCCGTACGAGAGCATCCGCGGCGAGCCGCTCACTCGGATCGTCACACGTACGCCCCGCGACGTGGGGAACATCCGCGACGACTTCCGGACGACGTTCGAGGCGGACATCCTCTTCCCGAATCGCTTTCTGATCGACAACGGGATCAACGGCGGGATCCGGGTCGAGGAGCGGCGGCTCGACGACGGCGAGGGGACGATCCAGGTCCATCAGGGCCACCTCGAACCCGCCGACGTCGACGCCGACCTCCGCGTGAACACCTTCGACATCGAGGTAGACGACCGCCGCGGCTTCCCCGAGGACGGCGAGGAGCCGATCATCTGTCTCACCAGCCACGATTCCTACGACGACGAGTACGTCGTCTGGCTGTACGACGCCCCCGAGGCCGAGGTGCCGTCCCCCGAGGACCTCCCCGACTACGAGGGGATCGTCGACGGCGAGGACGGCGACGAGGCGCTGGACTTCGAGGTCCGCACCTTCGAGGAGGAGGCCGCGATGCTCGACGCGTTCGTCGCGTACATCGACGAGACGGACCCCGACGTGCTGACCGGGTGGAACTTCGAAGACTTCGACGCGCCGTACGTCCTCGACCGGCTGGAGGTGCTCGACGACGGGAGCCAGTACGACCTCTCCGTCGACCGGCTCTCCCGGATCGGCGAGGTGTGGCGCTCCGGCTGGGGCGGCCCGGACATCAAGGGGAGAGTCGTCTTCGACCTGCTGTACGCCTACAAGCGCACGATGTTCACCGAACTGGAGTCGTACCGGCTCGACGCGGTCGGCGAGCGCGAACTCGGCGTCGGCAAGGAGCGATACACGGGCGACATCGGCGACCTCTGGGAGCAGGACCCCGAACGACTCTTGGAGTACAGCATCCGCGACGTGGAACTGTGCGTCGAGATCGACCGGACGCAGGACGTGATCGCCTTCTGGGACGACGCCCGGAAGATCGTCGGCTGTAAGCTGGAGGACGCGACGACGCCGGGCGACGCGGTCGACATGTACGTGCTCCACATGGCCTACGGGAACTTCGCGCTCCCCTCGAAGGGGCAACAGGAGGCCGAGGAGTTCGAGGGCGGCGCAGTGTTCGAGCCGATCTCCGGCGTCCGCGAGATGGTGAGCGTGCTCGACTTAAAGAGCCTCTACCCGATGTCGATGGTGACGATCAACGCGTCGCCGGAGACGAAGGTCGACCCCGAGGAGTACGACGGCGAGACGTACCGGACCCCGACGGGCGTCCACTTCCGGAAGGAGCCCGACGGGATCATCCGGGAGATGGTGAACGAACTGCTCGACGAACGCGAGGAGAAGAAGGCGCTCCGGAACGAACACGATCCGGGGACCGAGGCGTACGAGCAGTACGACCGTCAGCAGGGAGCTGTCAAGGTTTTGATGAACAGTTTATACGGCGTTTTCGGATGGGATCGATTCCGCCTGTACGACCGTGAAATGAGCGCTGGCGTCACTTCTACCAACCGCGAGGTGATCGCCTTCACCGCCGACGTGACCGGCGAACTTGACCGAAAAGTTACATATGGAGATACCGACAGCGTCATGCTTTCTCTCGGAGATTTATCGAAAGAAAACGCGATCGAGACCTCCTTCGAGATAGCGGACCACATCAACGACCGCTACGACGACTTCGCGCGCGAGGAACTGAACGCCGACTCACACCGCTTCGAGATCGAGTTCGAGAAGCTCTACCGACGCTTCTTCCAGGCGGGCAAGAAGAAGCGGTACGCCGGCCACATCGTCTGGAAGGAGGGGAAAGACGTCGACGACATCGACATCACGGGGTTCGAGTACAAGCGGTCGGACATCGCGGGCATCACAAAGGAGGTCCAGCAGAACGTCATCGAGACGATCGTCACGGGCGACGACATCGACGAGGACATGGAGGAGGTGAAGTCGTATCTCGTGGACGTGATCGCGGAGGTGCTCGACGGGGAGATAAGCGTCGAGGAGATCGGGATCCCGGGCGGGATCGGCAAGAAGCTCGACGCCTACGAGACGCCGACCGCACAGGTCCGCGGGGCGAAGTACGCCAACCTCATGCTGGGGACGAACTTCGGGAGCGGGTCGAAGCCGAAGCGACTGTACATCAAGAAGGTACACCCCGACTTCTGGGCGCGGATGGAAGAGGAAGTCGGTCTCGACCCGCAGCGCGACCGCCTGTACGGGGAGTTCAAACGTGATCCCGACGTGATCTGCTTCGAGTACGCCGACCAGGTCCCCGAGGAGTTCGAGGTCGACTGGGAGAAGATGCTCGACAAGACGCTGAAAGGCCCGATAGAGCGCGTGATAGAGGCGCTCGGCATGTCGTGGGAGGAGGTCAAGACGGGCCAAGAACAGACCGGACTCGGCTCGTTCATGTGA
- the rad50 gene encoding DNA double-strand break repair ATPase Rad50, whose translation MKFDRVRLVNFKPYGDADLRLTEGVTVVHGLNGSGKSSLLEACFFALYGSKALDGTLGDVITNGEEETEVELWFTHDGVSYRVERRLKSYDGRIDHQCTLEATDGSDVTRDGARAVREFVTELLRMDAEAFVNCAYVRQGEVNKLINATPRERQDTIDDLLQLGKLEEYRERAGDARLGVEDVLSAKRAVLEDREQKIREKEDQDLHEQLNGLKTELTELDEQVENYEAQREKAETTRDEAAETLAAYEEKREALDEVEAEVKELETEIREAERERDELRSEAQEARERIEELRGEISDRLADAGLDAATADTVAERREELDIREDDLQGDLSDVRVEAEGFRKQAENLAEKAEDLTERADEAEKRADELEATADDAETEADEREASLTDLQTEADELRERFDDADVDRGEAADRRDDLREERGEVRERIAELEAELKNARERVAEAEELLDAGKCPECGQPVEDSPHAHRIEEDRERVTELEDGLEAAREREGDLEGRIEVLDPMVEAEERLAEIDDAAEMLEERAAEKREEAEARRDEAEAKRDEAEQLREKAAETREVAEAKRGEAADTDERVAELEDALDEVETARKRVDAIEERLEAIDELEDRTERVREKRENVADLNDERRERLADKRERRDELREAVDEDTVETAREEKQKAEDYIEKVTEELDRLADQRDELVGSIQSTRTKIEALEELRAERDRFTERVEALEALHDETNGLESMYGDLRAELRQRNVSELERTLNETFELVYGNDAYSHIELDGEYVLTVYQKDGEPLDPEQLSGGERALFNLSLRCAIYRLLSEGIEGAAPTPPLILDEPTVFLDSGHVSRLVRLVEEMRGFGVAQIIIVSHDDELVGAADELVTVEKDPRSNRSTVRREDAGELGVVELTDD comes from the coding sequence GTGAAGTTCGACCGCGTCCGTCTCGTGAACTTCAAGCCGTACGGCGACGCAGACCTGCGGCTGACCGAGGGCGTCACCGTCGTCCACGGACTCAACGGCAGCGGGAAGTCCTCGCTGCTCGAAGCCTGCTTCTTCGCGCTGTACGGGTCGAAGGCGCTCGACGGCACCCTCGGAGATGTCATCACGAACGGCGAGGAGGAGACCGAGGTCGAACTGTGGTTCACCCACGACGGCGTCTCCTACCGCGTCGAGCGACGGCTCAAGTCCTACGACGGTCGGATCGACCACCAGTGTACGCTCGAAGCGACCGACGGGAGCGACGTGACTCGCGACGGGGCGCGGGCGGTCCGCGAGTTCGTCACGGAGCTGTTGCGGATGGACGCCGAGGCGTTCGTCAACTGCGCGTACGTCCGGCAGGGGGAGGTGAACAAGCTCATCAACGCCACCCCGCGAGAGCGACAGGACACGATCGACGACCTGCTCCAACTGGGGAAGCTAGAGGAGTACCGCGAGCGCGCCGGCGACGCCCGCCTCGGCGTCGAAGACGTACTCAGCGCAAAGCGGGCCGTTCTCGAGGATAGGGAGCAAAAGATCCGAGAAAAGGAGGATCAAGATCTCCACGAGCAGCTCAACGGGCTCAAGACCGAACTGACGGAGCTGGACGAGCAGGTCGAAAACTACGAGGCTCAACGCGAGAAGGCCGAGACGACCCGCGACGAGGCGGCAGAGACACTGGCGGCGTACGAGGAGAAACGCGAGGCCCTCGATGAAGTTGAGGCGGAGGTCAAGGAGCTGGAGACCGAGATCCGCGAGGCCGAGCGGGAGCGCGACGAACTCCGTTCGGAAGCACAGGAGGCGCGTGAACGGATCGAAGAACTCCGCGGCGAGATCAGCGACCGGCTCGCCGATGCCGGACTCGACGCTGCCACGGCGGACACGGTCGCCGAACGGCGAGAGGAGCTCGACATCCGCGAGGACGACCTCCAAGGCGATCTGAGCGACGTCCGCGTTGAGGCCGAGGGGTTCCGCAAGCAGGCGGAGAACCTCGCAGAGAAGGCCGAGGACCTCACAGAGCGCGCCGACGAGGCCGAGAAGCGCGCCGACGAACTGGAGGCGACGGCCGACGACGCGGAGACTGAGGCCGACGAGCGCGAGGCGAGCCTCACCGACTTACAGACAGAGGCGGACGAACTCCGGGAGCGGTTCGACGACGCCGATGTCGACCGCGGTGAGGCCGCCGACCGGCGCGACGATCTCCGCGAGGAGCGCGGCGAGGTCCGCGAGCGGATCGCGGAGCTGGAGGCGGAGCTGAAGAACGCCCGTGAGCGCGTCGCCGAGGCCGAAGAGCTCCTCGACGCGGGGAAGTGTCCCGAATGCGGTCAGCCGGTCGAGGACTCGCCGCACGCGCACCGGATCGAGGAGGACCGCGAGCGGGTCACGGAACTCGAGGACGGGCTCGAAGCGGCCCGCGAGCGCGAGGGCGATCTCGAAGGCCGGATCGAGGTGCTCGACCCGATGGTCGAGGCCGAGGAACGGCTCGCGGAGATCGACGACGCGGCCGAGATGCTGGAAGAGCGGGCCGCGGAGAAGCGCGAGGAGGCCGAGGCCAGACGCGACGAAGCAGAAGCGAAGCGCGACGAGGCGGAGCAGCTCCGCGAGAAGGCGGCGGAAACCCGCGAAGTTGCCGAAGCAAAGCGCGGGGAGGCGGCTGACACGGACGAACGCGTCGCGGAGTTAGAGGACGCGCTCGACGAGGTCGAGACCGCGCGCAAACGCGTCGACGCCATCGAGGAACGGCTGGAGGCGATCGACGAGCTGGAGGACCGGACCGAGCGGGTCCGCGAGAAGCGCGAGAACGTCGCGGACCTCAACGACGAGCGGCGGGAGCGGCTCGCCGACAAGCGGGAGCGCCGAGACGAACTACGCGAGGCGGTCGACGAGGACACCGTCGAGACGGCCCGCGAGGAGAAGCAGAAAGCGGAGGACTACATCGAGAAGGTCACCGAAGAGCTTGATCGACTTGCCGACCAGCGCGACGAACTCGTCGGGAGTATCCAGAGTACTCGCACCAAGATTGAGGCGCTGGAAGAGCTCCGGGCGGAGCGTGACAGGTTCACCGAGAGGGTCGAGGCGCTCGAAGCCCTCCACGACGAGACGAACGGGCTAGAGTCGATGTACGGCGACCTGCGCGCGGAGCTTCGCCAGCGCAACGTCAGCGAGTTAGAACGCACCCTGAACGAGACGTTCGAACTGGTGTACGGCAACGACGCCTACTCGCACATCGAGCTCGACGGCGAGTACGTCCTCACCGTCTACCAGAAGGACGGCGAGCCACTCGACCCGGAGCAGCTCTCGGGCGGCGAGCGCGCCCTGTTCAACCTCTCGCTGCGCTGTGCGATCTACCGGCTGCTCTCGGAGGGCATCGAGGGGGCGGCACCGACGCCGCCGCTCATCCTCGACGAGCCGACCGTCTTCCTCGACTCCGGTCACGTCTCGCGGCTCGTCCGGCTCGTCGAGGAGATGCGGGGCTTCGGCGTGGCGCAGATCATCATCGTGAGCCACGACGACGAGCTAGTGGGCGCGGCCGACGAACTGGTCACCGTCGAGAAGGATCCCCGCTCGAATCGCTCGACCGTCCGTCGGGAGGACGCGGGGGAACTCGGCGTCGTGGAACTCACCGACGACTGA